The Nocardioides panzhihuensis genome has a segment encoding these proteins:
- a CDS encoding HNH endonuclease signature motif containing protein, protein MTALQQPQHPVLEAVVAITASLDQVADANPSFMATDQKAAALVEIARAKAQLAELELRVIAAADDVAADSAARDVAAWLHHHTHQRPDALRADLRLASALDRTYGRVAAAMRAGDCNLAQAEVIVAALDELPGDLDPEIKSKAEEALVGYATQLDPARLRRLGRRILDLIAPEIAEAEEAKRLAAEEAHARTKTRLTMRRVGDGTTRITAVIPDASADRLATNLEAFASPRRDDGTRTETGEYLPYDRRLGRAFCQMLETLDPTRLPIHGGDATTVIVTIELDQLRKDAGIGQILGGAPITAAEARRLACTAGIIPAVLGGASEVLDLGRNERFFTAAQRRALLLRSATCEAEGCDIPGTWAEAHHWLAWAQSGTTDLDNAALLCSHHHHRAHDPRTSMNACPTATSASPDADRSRTYTNSGPRQAGSPTAADANCVDAGSKRRNASREGRGAFRQVGWSCDALRLEGVR, encoded by the coding sequence ATGACCGCACTGCAACAGCCCCAGCATCCTGTGCTGGAGGCCGTGGTCGCGATCACCGCCTCCCTGGACCAGGTGGCGGATGCGAATCCGTCGTTCATGGCGACCGATCAGAAGGCCGCCGCACTCGTCGAGATCGCCCGGGCCAAAGCCCAGCTGGCGGAGCTCGAGCTACGCGTGATCGCGGCTGCTGATGATGTGGCTGCGGACAGCGCTGCGCGTGATGTGGCCGCGTGGCTGCATCACCACACCCACCAACGCCCAGATGCCCTGCGAGCCGACCTGAGGCTCGCTAGTGCTCTGGATCGCACCTATGGCCGGGTCGCTGCGGCGATGCGCGCCGGGGACTGCAACCTCGCCCAAGCCGAGGTGATCGTCGCGGCTCTCGACGAACTGCCGGGCGACCTCGACCCCGAGATCAAGTCCAAAGCTGAAGAGGCTCTGGTCGGCTACGCGACCCAGCTCGACCCCGCCCGGCTGCGCCGCCTGGGGCGCCGGATCCTGGATCTCATCGCCCCCGAGATCGCCGAGGCCGAAGAAGCCAAGCGGCTCGCAGCCGAAGAAGCCCACGCCCGCACGAAGACCCGGCTCACCATGCGCCGGGTCGGGGACGGCACCACCCGCATCACTGCGGTCATCCCGGACGCGAGCGCGGACCGGCTCGCCACCAACCTCGAAGCCTTCGCCTCCCCGCGCCGTGATGACGGCACCCGGACAGAGACCGGCGAGTACCTGCCCTATGACCGCAGGCTCGGACGAGCCTTCTGCCAGATGCTGGAAACCCTCGACCCGACCCGGCTCCCCATCCACGGCGGCGATGCGACCACGGTGATCGTGACCATCGAACTCGACCAGCTCCGCAAAGACGCCGGCATCGGCCAGATCCTCGGCGGCGCCCCGATCACCGCAGCCGAAGCCCGCCGGCTCGCGTGCACCGCGGGCATCATCCCCGCCGTCCTCGGGGGTGCCTCCGAGGTTCTCGACCTCGGCCGCAACGAACGTTTTTTCACCGCCGCGCAACGCCGAGCGCTCCTGCTCAGGTCAGCGACCTGTGAAGCCGAAGGCTGCGACATCCCCGGCACCTGGGCCGAAGCCCACCACTGGCTCGCCTGGGCACAAAGCGGAACAACCGACCTCGACAACGCCGCGCTCCTTTGCAGCCATCACCACCACCGCGCACACGACCCGCGTACCTCCATGAACGCCTGCCCAACGGCGACATCCGCTTCACCAGACGCAGATAGGTCGAGGACTTACACCAATTCGGGTCCACGACAGGCCGGTTCCCCGACCGCGGCCGATGCCAACTGCGTCGACGCGGGGTCCAAGCGACGAAACGCCAGCCGAGAAGGCAGAGGAGCTTTCAGGCAGGTCGGCTGGTCGTGTGATGCGCTGCGCCTCGAGGGTGTTCGTTGA
- a CDS encoding ankyrin repeat domain-containing protein, which produces MTVPTSVRPHRWPLAAAALAVLLAGCASASETAKPSPSPSSSPSSSASAEPKAAKTTPDPEELERMNEQLIKAAWDNDVARARDLIRAGADVNHADDTQQSAYLIAASEGYVDLLDLTLRNGAEINAKDSYDGTALIRAAERGHADVVGRLVQAGIDLDHVNNLGWTALHEAIVLGDDGPDAADTVRVLVAAGVDMSVKAGRDGKTALEHAEERGFDAIVSTLRTASERVADGDQQLLRAAASGDADAAVAALRGGADLEARDSNRRTPLLLAVTDDHLVTARLLVHLGADPDALDGQHDTPWLVTGVTGSVPMAELLLSVDPDLTVRNRYGGLSIIPASERGHAEYVERVAKTAIDVDHVNDLGWTALLEAVILGEGSDRWQRIVSSLLEHGADPSIADRDGVTPLQHARNRGFTEIAQIIERHSIEQHRG; this is translated from the coding sequence ATGACCGTGCCCACGTCGGTACGGCCACACCGCTGGCCGCTGGCCGCTGCGGCCCTGGCCGTGCTTCTGGCAGGCTGCGCCTCGGCGTCGGAGACCGCCAAGCCGTCTCCTTCGCCATCGAGCTCTCCGTCGAGCTCTGCGTCCGCCGAGCCGAAGGCGGCGAAGACCACCCCCGACCCCGAGGAGCTCGAGCGGATGAACGAGCAGCTGATCAAGGCCGCCTGGGACAACGACGTGGCCCGTGCCCGCGACCTGATCCGGGCCGGCGCGGACGTCAACCACGCCGACGACACCCAGCAGAGCGCCTATCTCATCGCCGCGAGCGAGGGTTATGTCGACCTGCTCGACCTGACCCTTCGCAACGGTGCGGAGATCAACGCCAAGGACTCCTACGACGGCACCGCGCTGATCCGCGCCGCCGAGCGCGGCCACGCCGACGTCGTGGGCCGGCTGGTGCAGGCCGGCATCGACCTGGACCACGTCAACAACCTCGGCTGGACCGCGCTGCACGAGGCGATCGTCCTGGGCGATGACGGTCCGGACGCGGCCGACACCGTGCGGGTGCTCGTCGCGGCCGGTGTCGACATGTCGGTCAAGGCCGGCCGGGACGGGAAGACCGCCCTCGAGCACGCCGAGGAGCGCGGGTTCGACGCGATCGTGTCGACGCTGCGTACGGCCTCCGAGCGCGTGGCCGACGGCGACCAGCAGCTCCTGCGGGCGGCGGCCTCAGGCGACGCGGACGCGGCCGTGGCTGCGCTCCGCGGCGGCGCCGACCTGGAGGCCCGAGACAGCAACCGGCGTACGCCGCTCCTGCTCGCGGTCACCGACGACCACCTCGTGACCGCCCGTCTGCTCGTGCACCTGGGAGCAGATCCGGACGCCCTCGACGGCCAGCACGACACGCCCTGGCTCGTCACCGGCGTCACCGGGAGCGTCCCGATGGCCGAGCTCCTGCTCAGCGTCGACCCGGACCTGACCGTGCGCAACCGCTACGGCGGCCTCTCCATCATCCCGGCCAGCGAGCGCGGGCACGCGGAGTACGTGGAGCGGGTCGCGAAGACCGCCATCGACGTCGACCACGTCAACGATCTCGGCTGGACCGCCCTGCTCGAGGCTGTCATCCTGGGTGAGGGCTCCGACCGCTGGCAGCGCATCGTCAGCAGCCTGCTCGAGCACGGCGCCGACCCGAGCATCGCCGACCGCGACGGCGTCACTCCGCTCCAGCACGCCCGCAACCGCGGCTTCACCGAGATCGCCCAAATCATCGAACGGCACAGCATCGAGCAGCACCGCGGCTGA
- a CDS encoding SMP-30/gluconolactonase/LRE family protein has protein sequence MRTSRIAALAGLAGIAATATMSFTALGKGTAASAAEGNGRPASYLLEGDPSAQGGSKFEGIGVDKETGAFYVSEVTGGEIQRGTADRTQAEEWLGGDGTDGRYTARGITVDDEGRIYIAGGPNGTGNDRPDLWVYSPEGELLAALRVPDNTAFLNDVAIGPDGAAYFTNSNDPTIIRVAEGAKTTGARSSGELARPLVPSEGVTARSADGWQATEWADGSSLITPREGFNLGGIVLSQDRSAFVVAQGTTGQLWRFSIATGEVSEIDTDGADLRNADGLVRQGRDLAVIRNFDKQLVHLELNPSATSAENVSSRATDPDRVLTTGKLLGGRMLMVDSHFDEQTAQGPYEIVTARMPR, from the coding sequence ATGCGTACGTCCCGAATCGCCGCCCTCGCCGGACTGGCCGGCATCGCCGCCACGGCCACCATGTCCTTCACCGCTCTCGGCAAGGGCACCGCGGCCAGCGCCGCGGAGGGCAACGGTCGCCCGGCGAGCTACCTGCTCGAGGGTGACCCGTCCGCCCAGGGTGGCTCCAAGTTCGAGGGCATCGGCGTGGACAAGGAGACCGGCGCGTTCTACGTCAGCGAGGTCACCGGCGGCGAGATCCAGCGGGGCACCGCCGACCGCACCCAGGCCGAGGAGTGGCTGGGCGGCGACGGCACCGACGGTCGCTACACCGCGCGCGGCATCACCGTCGACGACGAGGGCCGCATCTACATCGCCGGTGGCCCGAACGGTACCGGGAACGACCGCCCCGACCTGTGGGTCTACAGCCCCGAGGGCGAGCTGCTCGCCGCGCTGCGCGTCCCGGACAACACCGCGTTCCTGAACGACGTCGCGATCGGTCCTGACGGGGCTGCGTACTTCACCAACTCCAACGACCCCACGATCATCCGTGTCGCCGAGGGTGCCAAGACGACCGGAGCGAGGTCGAGCGGCGAGCTTGCTCGTCCGCTCGTGCCGAGCGAGGGAGTAACCGCGCGAAGCGCGGACGGCTGGCAGGCCACCGAGTGGGCCGACGGCAGCTCGCTGATCACCCCGCGAGAGGGCTTCAACCTCGGTGGCATCGTGCTCAGCCAGGACCGCTCCGCATTCGTGGTCGCCCAGGGCACCACCGGCCAGCTGTGGCGCTTCTCGATCGCCACCGGCGAGGTCAGCGAGATCGACACCGACGGCGCCGACCTGCGCAATGCCGACGGTCTGGTCCGGCAGGGTCGCGACCTCGCCGTGATCCGCAACTTCGACAAGCAGCTCGTCCACCTCGAGCTGAACCCGTCCGCGACCTCCGCGGAGAACGTCTCGTCCCGCGCGACCGATCCTGACCGCGTCCTCACCACCGGCAAGCTGCTCGGCGGCCGGATGCTGATGGTCGACAGCCACTTCGACGAGCAGACGGCGCAGGGGCCGTACGAGATCGTCACCGCCAGGATGCCGCGATGA
- a CDS encoding sensor histidine kinase, whose protein sequence is MSTDAAPTPAPPPAAGGILAGQTMLDRWLHISLVVLVVASVVRYLQGHGFGDQAEVVLPGAVLLLIAYAAGRRLTGTGAVVWLAAVVACWTVLALIAPSFSWAAVPLVFLALRVLPFRWAVAATVFLVAVVAVAWSRMTGLADPTVLLGPVCVAVLAVTAYRALERDAATRRALLNELEAAQDEVADAERRAGVVAERARLSREIHDSVAQGLTSINLLLLAADQEWESRRADARGHVDQAAAMARSSLDEARRVVRDLAPAELAGGSALVTAVRQVADDVAATTGLTVPIHVHGDPHEVGGRVATAVVRTLRGALANVAEHAGATTAVVSLTFYEGAVALDVRDDGTGFDPADLKDEADGLRGRGLAGMRARARLLGGDLVIESAPGEGTVVAVSFAAGQTSNQREEPRG, encoded by the coding sequence ATGTCCACCGATGCCGCGCCCACCCCAGCCCCGCCGCCCGCCGCCGGCGGGATCCTTGCCGGGCAGACGATGCTCGACCGGTGGCTGCACATCTCGCTGGTGGTGCTCGTCGTCGCCTCGGTGGTCCGCTACCTGCAAGGCCACGGCTTCGGCGACCAGGCCGAGGTCGTCCTGCCCGGCGCCGTCCTCCTCCTGATCGCTTACGCCGCGGGCCGCCGTCTGACCGGCACGGGCGCGGTCGTCTGGTTGGCCGCAGTGGTCGCCTGCTGGACGGTGCTGGCGCTGATCGCGCCCTCGTTCTCGTGGGCCGCGGTGCCGCTGGTCTTCCTGGCGCTGAGGGTCCTGCCGTTCCGCTGGGCGGTGGCCGCCACGGTGTTCCTCGTCGCGGTCGTCGCGGTCGCCTGGAGCCGGATGACCGGTCTGGCCGATCCGACCGTGCTACTGGGCCCGGTGTGCGTCGCGGTGCTCGCGGTGACCGCCTACCGGGCCCTGGAGCGCGACGCGGCGACGCGGCGGGCGCTCCTCAACGAGCTCGAGGCGGCCCAGGACGAGGTCGCCGACGCCGAGCGCCGAGCCGGTGTAGTGGCCGAGCGCGCTCGGTTGAGCCGGGAGATCCACGACAGCGTCGCCCAGGGGCTGACCAGCATCAACCTGCTGCTCCTGGCGGCCGACCAGGAGTGGGAGTCCCGTCGGGCGGACGCCCGCGGCCACGTCGACCAGGCCGCGGCCATGGCGCGATCCTCGCTCGACGAGGCGCGACGCGTGGTCCGTGACCTCGCGCCCGCGGAGCTGGCCGGAGGATCGGCCCTGGTCACCGCCGTACGTCAGGTCGCCGACGACGTCGCAGCCACCACCGGACTCACGGTTCCGATCCACGTCCACGGCGACCCGCACGAGGTCGGCGGACGCGTGGCGACGGCCGTCGTACGCACTCTGCGGGGTGCCCTCGCCAACGTCGCCGAGCATGCAGGTGCGACCACCGCGGTCGTGTCCCTCACCTTCTACGAGGGCGCGGTCGCCCTGGACGTACGCGACGACGGGACCGGCTTCGACCCGGCCGATCTGAAGGACGAGGCAGACGGCCTGCGCGGTCGTGGACTTGCGGGGATGAGGGCTCGTGCCCGCCTGTTGGGCGGAGACCTGGTCATCGAGAGCGCCCCGGGCGAGGGGACGGTCGTCGCGGTCTCGTTCGCGGCCGGACAGACATCCAACCAACGAGAGGAACCTCGTGGCTGA
- a CDS encoding response regulator: MAEQRIRVVLVDDHPVVRAGVRALVDAQDDLDVVGEAADSTQAVAVVGETQPDVVLMDLSLGDGPGGAETTRLVRELPSPPHVLVLTTYDTEADVLEAVDAGASGYLLKDAPPDELFRAIRGTARGETVLAPSVATRLLQRAASPTPKVSPREVEILRLLARGLGNKEMARELLVSEATVKSHLSHIYTKLGVDTRAGAVATAIERRILRP; the protein is encoded by the coding sequence GTGGCTGAACAACGCATCCGGGTGGTGCTGGTCGACGACCATCCGGTCGTCCGGGCCGGCGTACGCGCTCTGGTGGATGCCCAGGACGACCTGGACGTCGTCGGCGAGGCAGCCGACTCGACCCAGGCGGTCGCCGTCGTCGGCGAGACGCAGCCGGACGTCGTGCTGATGGACCTCAGCCTCGGCGACGGGCCGGGCGGTGCCGAGACCACCCGGCTGGTCCGCGAGCTGCCGTCCCCGCCGCACGTGCTGGTGCTGACGACGTACGACACCGAGGCCGACGTCCTCGAGGCCGTCGACGCCGGCGCCTCGGGCTACCTGCTGAAGGACGCGCCGCCCGATGAGCTGTTCCGGGCGATCCGCGGCACCGCTCGCGGAGAGACCGTGCTGGCGCCGTCGGTCGCCACCCGGCTGCTTCAACGGGCGGCCTCGCCGACGCCGAAGGTGAGCCCGCGCGAGGTCGAGATCCTGCGGCTCCTCGCCCGCGGGCTCGGCAACAAGGAGATGGCCCGCGAGCTCCTGGTCAGCGAGGCGACGGTCAAGTCGCACCTCTCCCACATCTACACCAAGCTCGGCGTGGACACCCGCGCCGGCGCCGTCGCCACGGCCATCGAGCGTCGCATCCTGCGACCCTGA
- a CDS encoding serine hydrolase domain-containing protein has translation MSRTIVRTGTAAIAAVLLPLTAVPAAYADPEPGPGPAAVSPDPTELTKQATAIAERAAAKQQGLRTKSAAPTTIELDRAVDELIADGAVGVTARVEAPGLEWSGAGGVREVGKKKPVRPGDRFHVASNTKTLIATLVMQEVERGGWTLDTPANDLLPGTFPEGVTIKHLLSHTSGAPRGPEELIFDRIEDPTSWEQSIDALGQYYSEAEHLAVMRETGWLFEPGTDFSYSNYGYVALGVMLEKETGERVEDLVRHRVLKPADMRRSAYPTDARNRGPFVENAAYFEGEWRPMTDLHPSVFHAAGAATSTTEDLADLNESLLTGRLVSPATVEKMLPPIAGSADPSYGFGIYAVADPCKPGEYLYGHDGAHFGAQSISWGSPDGTRQITLGWTGRDLSGGTEPLYDLGLLLEPMLLATC, from the coding sequence ATGTCTCGGACCATCGTCCGCACGGGCACCGCAGCGATCGCCGCGGTGCTCCTCCCCCTGACCGCAGTCCCGGCCGCGTACGCCGATCCCGAGCCAGGCCCCGGGCCGGCGGCGGTCTCACCGGACCCGACCGAGCTGACCAAGCAGGCGACCGCGATCGCCGAACGAGCCGCTGCCAAGCAGCAGGGGCTTCGGACCAAGTCGGCCGCTCCCACCACGATCGAGCTCGATCGTGCCGTCGACGAGCTCATCGCCGATGGTGCGGTAGGGGTCACCGCCCGGGTCGAGGCGCCCGGCCTGGAGTGGTCGGGAGCTGGCGGCGTACGCGAGGTCGGCAAGAAGAAGCCGGTCCGGCCGGGCGACCGCTTCCACGTCGCCAGCAACACAAAGACGCTGATCGCGACCCTGGTGATGCAGGAGGTCGAGCGCGGCGGCTGGACCCTGGACACCCCCGCCAACGACCTGCTCCCCGGCACCTTCCCCGAAGGCGTCACGATCAAGCACCTGCTCAGCCACACCTCCGGCGCCCCGCGCGGCCCGGAGGAGCTGATCTTCGATCGCATCGAGGACCCGACCTCGTGGGAGCAGTCGATCGACGCCCTCGGTCAGTACTACTCCGAGGCCGAACACCTCGCCGTCATGCGCGAAACCGGCTGGCTCTTCGAGCCCGGCACCGATTTCTCGTACTCCAACTACGGCTACGTCGCTCTCGGGGTCATGCTCGAGAAGGAGACCGGGGAGAGGGTCGAGGACCTCGTACGCCACCGGGTGCTGAAGCCCGCGGACATGCGCCGGAGCGCGTATCCGACCGATGCCCGCAACCGCGGGCCGTTTGTCGAGAACGCCGCCTACTTCGAGGGCGAGTGGCGGCCGATGACCGACCTGCACCCGAGCGTCTTCCACGCCGCGGGAGCGGCGACGAGCACGACCGAGGACCTCGCCGACCTCAACGAGTCGCTCCTGACCGGGCGCCTGGTCAGCCCGGCAACCGTCGAGAAGATGCTGCCCCCGATCGCGGGCAGCGCCGACCCGTCGTACGGCTTCGGGATCTACGCGGTCGCCGACCCGTGCAAGCCGGGCGAGTACCTCTACGGTCACGACGGCGCCCACTTCGGCGCGCAGTCGATCAGCTGGGGCTCCCCCGACGGCACCCGTCAGATCACGCTCGGCTGGACCGGCCGTGACCTCTCCGGTGGCACCGAGCCGCTCTATGACCTCGGCCTGCTGCTCGAGCCGATGCTGCTCGCGACCTGCTGA
- a CDS encoding metallophosphoesterase has product MQFGQYPAPRHTIAHLSDPHLYAGDRRIFGKVDPAPGLERALARLRGMTTPPQAIVFTGDLADLGEEGAYVRLREQVEPYADSFGAEIVWVMGNHDEREVYSRVLFGEASDAPQDRVHEVAGLRIIALDSTVPGWHHGTVTEPQLEWLADVLATPAPHGTLLAMHHPPLPLPLNEASVIIELDGQDRLAEVLAGTDVRAVLAGHLHYSTSATFAGIPVSVASASCYTAAPATTDRYSASVDGHQAISLVHLYDEGAGGVPGAPVVHTTVPIGEATEVAGFPSTVLEKLGPMTPAERRDLFSRKGKAARALRRQLRD; this is encoded by the coding sequence GTGCAGTTCGGTCAGTATCCAGCCCCGCGCCACACCATCGCCCACCTCTCCGACCCTCACCTCTACGCCGGTGACCGGCGGATCTTCGGCAAGGTGGATCCGGCGCCAGGTCTGGAGCGAGCCCTGGCGCGGCTGCGCGGGATGACCACGCCGCCCCAGGCGATCGTCTTCACGGGTGACCTCGCCGACCTGGGCGAGGAGGGTGCCTACGTACGCCTCCGGGAGCAGGTCGAGCCCTACGCCGACTCCTTCGGCGCCGAGATCGTCTGGGTGATGGGCAACCACGACGAGCGCGAGGTCTACTCGCGGGTGCTCTTCGGGGAGGCGTCGGACGCCCCGCAGGACCGGGTCCACGAGGTCGCCGGGCTGCGGATCATCGCTCTCGACAGCACCGTGCCGGGATGGCACCACGGCACCGTCACCGAGCCCCAGCTGGAGTGGCTGGCCGACGTGCTGGCCACACCGGCGCCCCACGGCACGCTGCTGGCGATGCACCATCCGCCGCTCCCGTTGCCGCTCAACGAGGCCAGCGTGATCATCGAGCTCGACGGCCAGGACCGGCTCGCCGAGGTGCTGGCTGGCACCGACGTACGTGCCGTTCTCGCAGGTCACCTGCACTACTCGACCAGCGCGACCTTCGCCGGCATCCCGGTCTCGGTCGCGTCCGCGAGCTGTTACACCGCTGCCCCGGCGACCACCGACCGCTACTCGGCCTCCGTCGACGGCCACCAGGCGATCTCGCTGGTCCACCTCTACGACGAGGGTGCCGGCGGCGTCCCCGGTGCGCCGGTCGTCCACACCACCGTGCCCATCGGCGAGGCCACCGAGGTGGCCGGCTTCCCCTCCACGGTCCTGGAGAAGCTCGGCCCGATGACCCCGGCCGAGCGCCGCGACCTCTTCTCCCGCAAGGGCAAGGCTGCCCGCGCCCTGCGGCGTCAGCTTCGAGACTGA